A section of the Thermotoga caldifontis AZM44c09 genome encodes:
- a CDS encoding ABC transporter substrate-binding protein, translated as MKRLAVLVAVVAFFATVISAPNYDSVIRVGSDQNPTTMDPAMYQDLASAQVMRNVFETLVAYDAEVKQIHPLLAESWEVSPDLKEWTFKLRKGVHFQKGKFQDGREVTAEDVKYSFDREIAISPMVRLYMVDHVEVIDRYTVKIVLKYPYAPFLTVLTDIGAAIVPKEECEGWKDQFTLHPVGTGPFRMVEWVKDSHMVFERNEDYWGEKPYLKQIVYKFIPDKSVLTMALLSGEVDITSDVLDQDIPKLKSNPNVEAMMVGGCNVYAVYMNSMKGPTTDKRVREAFFRGIDIEQLVKVIFPNGTGVAAYGPIPPGSWAYNPDVKSFYTGYDPEKAKQLLKEAGYDGKPVKMTIYTPEDPNRRKAAVIIQSMLKKVGFEIEVQSLEWGTFTAVTSKGEADAYTIGWTWYPDPEFFIFYMFHSSRKGTYGNGGGYNNPEVDRLIELGESSVEQEKRVEYYRKAEELIMKDLYYFPLWHKLVVNGVNKKVRGYKPSPDMMIRLYAPGTNVWVEK; from the coding sequence GTGAAAAGGCTGGCAGTGTTGGTCGCCGTAGTGGCATTTTTCGCTACCGTGATTTCTGCACCGAACTACGACTCAGTGATCCGCGTAGGTTCAGATCAGAACCCGACGACGATGGATCCAGCAATGTATCAGGATCTCGCCTCGGCACAGGTCATGAGAAATGTCTTTGAAACGCTCGTGGCTTATGACGCAGAAGTCAAACAAATTCATCCATTGCTTGCGGAGTCTTGGGAAGTCAGTCCAGATCTCAAGGAATGGACTTTCAAGCTAAGGAAAGGGGTCCATTTCCAGAAAGGCAAGTTCCAAGACGGTAGAGAGGTCACAGCAGAAGACGTGAAGTACAGTTTCGATAGAGAAATAGCCATCTCACCTATGGTGAGGCTGTACATGGTGGATCACGTGGAAGTCATCGATCGCTACACTGTGAAGATCGTACTCAAGTACCCGTACGCGCCATTTCTGACAGTACTCACCGACATCGGAGCCGCCATTGTACCAAAAGAAGAGTGCGAGGGTTGGAAGGACCAATTCACACTACATCCTGTGGGAACTGGGCCTTTCAGAATGGTGGAATGGGTCAAAGACAGTCACATGGTCTTCGAAAGGAACGAGGATTACTGGGGTGAAAAGCCCTATCTGAAGCAGATCGTGTACAAGTTCATACCAGATAAGTCTGTCCTGACGATGGCGTTACTCAGCGGAGAAGTGGATATAACCAGCGATGTCCTCGATCAGGATATTCCAAAATTGAAGTCTAATCCGAACGTCGAGGCAATGATGGTTGGCGGTTGCAACGTCTACGCAGTCTACATGAACTCTATGAAGGGTCCTACCACGGATAAGAGAGTCAGAGAAGCGTTTTTCAGGGGTATTGATATCGAACAGCTTGTCAAGGTCATATTCCCCAATGGGACAGGCGTTGCGGCTTATGGCCCCATACCACCGGGATCCTGGGCGTACAATCCGGATGTGAAATCTTTCTATACAGGATACGATCCAGAGAAGGCTAAACAGTTGCTTAAGGAGGCAGGCTACGACGGCAAACCAGTGAAGATGACCATTTATACGCCTGAGGATCCGAACCGAAGAAAGGCTGCCGTCATCATTCAGTCGATGTTGAAGAAAGTGGGTTTTGAAATCGAAGTTCAGTCACTGGAATGGGGCACTTTCACTGCTGTCACGTCGAAGGGCGAGGCAGATGCTTACACGATAGGGTGGACATGGTATCCAGATCCTGAATTCTTCATTTTCTACATGTTCCATTCTTCGAGGAAAGGAACCTACGGTAACGGTGGTGGATACAACAATCCCGAGGTTGACAGATTGATAGAATTGGGTGAATCCAGTGTGGAACAGGAAAAGAGAGTAGAATACTACAGAAAAGCAGAAGAACTCATCATGAAAGATTTGTACTACTTCCCCCTGTGGCACAAGCTGGTGGTGAACGGTGTTAACAAGAAGGTAAGAGGTTACAAACCCTCGCCTGACATGATGATCAGACTGTACGCACCGGGCACAAACGTGTGGGTCGAAAAGTGA
- a CDS encoding ABC transporter permease, whose protein sequence is MGKYISKRIIQIIPTLFFVILTAFLLMKLIPGDPAMVLLGPQARAEDIARFRRELGLDKPLLIQFLVYVKRVITGDLGVSLIYRQSVLSLILERLPVTIMLSLCALTIAVSIGIPAGVLAAIKHNSLVDLLVTILALMGLSIPIFWFGMILIIIFSLKLGWLPAVGLGDPNKGLWDVVSHFVLPSLALGILSTGTIARFTRSSMLEVLNQDYIRTAYAKGLRKSLILYRHALRNALVPVITVIGLQLGNLLAGAVLTETVFALPGLGKLMVDGIFRRDYMLVQGEVLFTAIMYIFVNLAVDIAYAFINPKIRQSYRGGL, encoded by the coding sequence ATGGGGAAATACATTTCCAAAAGAATCATTCAGATCATACCCACGCTCTTCTTCGTCATTCTGACGGCCTTTCTTTTGATGAAACTTATCCCGGGCGATCCGGCGATGGTCTTACTGGGTCCGCAGGCGCGTGCTGAAGATATAGCCAGATTCAGACGGGAGCTTGGCCTGGACAAGCCTCTGTTGATTCAGTTCTTGGTTTATGTGAAGAGAGTGATTACGGGTGATCTTGGGGTATCACTCATCTACAGGCAGAGCGTACTCTCATTGATCCTGGAAAGACTACCCGTCACGATCATGCTGAGTCTGTGCGCCCTGACAATCGCCGTGAGCATAGGTATACCTGCTGGGGTCTTGGCAGCGATAAAGCACAACTCCTTAGTCGATCTACTCGTGACTATTCTGGCTCTGATGGGGCTTTCTATACCAATCTTCTGGTTCGGGATGATCCTCATCATAATCTTCTCCCTCAAACTCGGATGGCTTCCCGCTGTTGGGCTCGGTGATCCAAACAAAGGGCTCTGGGATGTCGTGAGTCACTTCGTTCTCCCATCACTCGCACTTGGAATTCTCTCCACTGGAACGATCGCTCGCTTCACACGCTCAAGCATGCTCGAGGTACTGAATCAGGACTACATAAGGACCGCTTACGCAAAAGGACTCCGAAAGAGTCTTATCCTCTACAGACATGCTCTGAGAAATGCTCTTGTTCCCGTCATAACAGTCATAGGTTTGCAGCTGGGAAATCTGCTCGCGGGGGCTGTTCTGACAGAAACAGTGTTTGCACTCCCTGGACTTGGAAAACTCATGGTTGATGGGATCTTCAGGCGTGACTATATGCTCGTACAAGGTGAGGTTCTCTTCACGGCAATCATGTACATCTTTGTGAATTTAGCTGTAGACATAGCTTATGCGTTCATAAATCCCAAGATCAGGCAGAGTTACAGGGGTGGTCTTTGA
- a CDS encoding type II secretion system protein — translation MKSAYTLIEVVEALVIIAIAALALFEVLGNVLAGMNKVAYESKKTFEANEQLERYFCGDTSASVATQSSTLLITPLATSVQIRIVKPDQNRFGNMPLFIFEPSTQ, via the coding sequence ATGAAGTCTGCCTACACACTCATCGAAGTTGTGGAAGCTCTGGTCATCATAGCGATCGCTGCACTCGCACTTTTCGAAGTGTTGGGCAACGTTCTGGCAGGCATGAACAAAGTTGCGTACGAATCTAAAAAAACCTTCGAAGCGAACGAGCAACTGGAGAGATATTTCTGCGGTGATACGAGTGCGAGTGTTGCCACACAATCGTCCACTCTGCTCATAACTCCCCTCGCAACATCTGTACAGATCAGGATCGTAAAACCTGACCAGAATCGGTTTGGAAACATGCCACTGTTCATTTTTGAACCTTCAACCCAGTGA
- a CDS encoding DUF7305 domain-containing protein produces the protein MKSGSVLVVSLVVVVFLALTVLLMLAIYGQMTSNYVLQQKKFLVSNVARSGAYSLAKLCEDWFRNGKRDLVDNLANSGTFQLSLPEFRGTVECEIDRSAEEYTIKCKASLDGVEDSYTLTLILIQLASDLTLPYAIDANGKVLGKNNLTIDGDVLVRKGDLRIGQHGTIKGSVYLMGDPTGGNLILEQGGVIEGDVLAVGNVESPKNRVTIEGDVILAGSLDKNITVKGTVTATSVEAVRAEISRRVNTTEPPLPATPTFFPEPAVQLQGNVISISEGGKTYYNGRSVEDGLSVSNTTLTLKIPSTGLLSIAVTKLDLGNNTTIKIEGTGVVMIYVRDEVDVKNHLTIKMNKDTRLLIYSNTDEKINDGEEDISFKNGLTVSEGGLYIYTPKKDVSIKNTSNVIGAIVARNVNFNNNIKFVVPKPLPIESIEFDTTTTNTPYYGLYVRYGSWGQ, from the coding sequence ATGAAGAGTGGTTCGGTTCTTGTTGTGAGCCTCGTAGTGGTGGTTTTTCTGGCCCTGACAGTGTTGCTCATGCTGGCCATTTACGGTCAGATGACCAGCAACTACGTGTTGCAACAGAAAAAGTTTCTCGTCTCGAACGTGGCCAGAAGTGGCGCCTACAGTTTGGCCAAACTCTGTGAGGACTGGTTCAGGAACGGTAAGCGTGATCTTGTGGACAATTTGGCCAATTCTGGGACCTTCCAGCTCTCTTTGCCTGAGTTTCGCGGTACTGTGGAGTGTGAAATCGATCGATCTGCCGAGGAATACACGATAAAGTGCAAAGCGAGCCTCGACGGGGTGGAGGACAGTTACACCCTGACACTGATCCTGATCCAACTCGCAAGTGATTTGACTCTTCCATACGCCATCGATGCCAATGGCAAGGTTCTTGGAAAAAACAACCTTACAATCGACGGTGATGTATTAGTGAGAAAGGGAGACCTGCGCATCGGTCAGCATGGGACAATAAAGGGCAGCGTGTACCTGATGGGCGATCCAACGGGCGGAAATCTCATCCTGGAACAGGGGGGTGTAATTGAAGGGGACGTTTTAGCCGTTGGCAATGTTGAATCGCCTAAGAACCGGGTTACCATAGAGGGCGACGTGATCCTGGCAGGTAGTCTTGACAAAAACATCACCGTGAAGGGTACTGTGACTGCGACTTCAGTAGAGGCGGTTCGCGCTGAAATCAGCAGACGCGTGAACACAACTGAACCTCCCCTGCCTGCGACACCCACTTTCTTTCCAGAACCTGCTGTTCAACTTCAAGGAAACGTGATCTCGATCTCAGAAGGTGGGAAAACTTACTATAACGGTCGCTCTGTGGAAGATGGTCTGTCTGTCTCGAACACCACCCTCACCCTGAAGATCCCAAGTACTGGATTGCTCTCGATAGCCGTGACCAAACTGGATCTTGGCAACAACACTACCATAAAAATCGAGGGCACAGGTGTCGTCATGATCTACGTGAGAGATGAAGTCGACGTCAAGAATCACTTAACGATAAAGATGAACAAAGATACTCGTTTGCTCATTTATTCGAACACTGACGAGAAGATAAACGATGGGGAAGAAGATATTTCCTTCAAGAACGGTCTCACTGTATCTGAAGGCGGATTGTACATATACACACCCAAAAAAGATGTGAGCATCAAAAACACTTCGAACGTAATAGGTGCCATAGTCGCGAGAAACGTGAACTTTAACAACAATATTAAATTTGTCGTGCCAAAGCCGTTGCCTATAGAATCCATTGAATTCGATACCACGACCACTAACACTCCCTATTACGGTTTGTACGTTCGCTACGGGAGCTGGGGTCAATGA
- a CDS encoding PulJ/GspJ family protein — protein MLKLFSKRKDGFTLVELLIVLIVLGVIFAILASLFYLPMRNAHFTQEQFRAFEEARKMLEILRKELALARNAEATNTSFEQITPSASQIVFYYKDGAFYVKTSKVESKLAEVSLSLSAPLFRVVVTSSSPPLPKKYVKVYLVHSNPSFKLETSIGLLNSFQLTEPGTTTVGNVLIVTK, from the coding sequence ATGCTGAAGCTTTTTTCCAAACGGAAAGATGGCTTCACACTGGTAGAACTCTTGATCGTTTTGATCGTCTTGGGCGTGATCTTCGCCATTCTGGCATCGCTGTTCTACCTTCCGATGAGAAACGCACATTTCACTCAGGAACAGTTCAGGGCATTCGAGGAAGCGAGGAAGATGCTCGAGATACTCAGAAAAGAACTGGCGCTGGCAAGAAACGCCGAGGCAACGAACACATCCTTCGAGCAGATAACACCTTCAGCCAGCCAGATCGTTTTCTACTACAAAGATGGAGCGTTCTACGTAAAAACTTCCAAGGTCGAATCCAAGCTCGCCGAGGTGAGCCTTTCCCTCAGCGCACCTCTGTTCAGGGTCGTGGTGACTTCCTCTTCCCCACCCCTCCCAAAGAAGTACGTGAAGGTGTACCTGGTGCACAGCAATCCTTCCTTCAAACTTGAAACATCGATAGGACTTTTGAACTCCTTCCAGCTCACCGAACCTGGTACCACAACGGTGGGAAACGTCCTGATCGTTACGAAGTGA
- a CDS encoding MarR family winged helix-turn-helix transcriptional regulator yields MEARKIIESIVELSLSFSRTIKFHPELERLRAVELYTLFYLIRHGPCKMKDLAEALSMTKANVTHLIDSLEEKGFVKRTKDESDRRATLLRVTEHGEKVYNELLDELSKLVEEVTARLSQEDLSLISRGFERFVALFANSRG; encoded by the coding sequence ATGGAAGCGAGGAAGATCATTGAGTCGATAGTCGAACTGAGCCTGAGTTTTTCACGAACGATAAAGTTCCACCCTGAACTTGAAAGACTGCGGGCCGTGGAACTGTACACTTTGTTCTATCTGATCAGGCACGGGCCGTGCAAGATGAAGGACCTCGCGGAGGCACTCTCGATGACCAAGGCGAACGTGACGCACCTGATCGATTCTCTGGAAGAGAAAGGCTTCGTGAAGAGGACGAAGGACGAATCGGACAGGCGTGCCACGTTGCTCCGCGTCACCGAACACGGTGAGAAGGTCTACAACGAACTGCTGGACGAGTTATCCAAGCTGGTGGAAGAGGTCACGGCGAGGCTGAGTCAGGAAGATCTGAGCTTGATATCCAGAGGCTTCGAAAGGTTCGTCGCCTTGTTCGCGAACTCCAGGGGGTGA
- a CDS encoding prepilin-type N-terminal cleavage/methylation domain-containing protein, whose translation MKRKGLTLIELLITLAVLSIFTALVLLLMSNYFEKTEKNIKLLDALRRLNDAGDKMVELLNRAAGPANSVELVSATEVRFDIILAGQKINARVKVLSETEVQYFEDDRSVLIPIENVQITFQSGSQNPETVLPLKLIVKTPNPFNPSSLLSLEYSIYPPGVR comes from the coding sequence TTGAAACGCAAAGGCTTGACCCTGATCGAGCTCCTCATAACCCTCGCGGTCCTCTCAATTTTCACAGCCCTGGTCCTTCTGCTCATGAGCAATTACTTCGAAAAGACCGAGAAGAATATAAAACTTCTCGATGCCCTCAGAAGACTCAACGACGCCGGCGATAAAATGGTCGAGCTCCTCAACAGGGCTGCAGGTCCTGCCAACAGTGTGGAACTCGTCTCAGCCACAGAGGTGAGGTTCGACATCATCCTGGCCGGTCAGAAAATAAACGCGAGGGTGAAGGTTCTCAGCGAAACCGAGGTACAGTATTTCGAGGATGATAGAAGCGTGCTGATACCGATCGAAAACGTGCAGATCACGTTCCAATCTGGTAGTCAGAATCCCGAAACGGTGCTGCCGTTGAAGTTGATAGTCAAAACGCCGAATCCTTTCAATCCCTCGTCGCTCTTGAGTCTGGAGTACTCCATCTATCCACCAGGGGTGAGGTGA
- a CDS encoding iron-containing alcohol dehydrogenase: protein MLKAKGQFQCTCGKTHTVPPIEIVFEENATRNIEAFFENATYVVDENTAKLVETPERRTIRLEAEGRVLATMENIEKVASQVLTDHIVSIGSGSLTDIAKYAARLTNKNFSCFPTAPSVDGYTSSVAAILIKNEKTTVQAVVPQKVVVDMNVVSEAPFDLLRAGVGDIAAKVTARLDWMLSNLLTEEPICEFAWEELRDLLNDVLENSEKVLNRDRSVILSLMKALLVSGLNITIVGNSRPASGAEHMISHSLEMYHENRNEIPMFHGLSVAMGTYITLKAYRVIFEELKLKEKCLTNEERFSILSEFFGEEKAGKFMRVHERKKLPGRVQLSRVREALKHTHEQFSEKVENALKTVRVDELLARYEPEFIEKLILISNTIRERYTILDLLDSLCLLKDFSHRVFEI from the coding sequence ATGCTGAAAGCGAAGGGTCAATTCCAGTGCACCTGTGGCAAAACCCACACTGTGCCGCCTATTGAAATCGTTTTCGAAGAGAACGCTACCAGGAACATCGAAGCGTTTTTTGAAAACGCCACGTACGTTGTGGACGAAAACACAGCTAAGCTGGTCGAAACACCGGAACGCAGAACGATCAGGCTCGAAGCTGAAGGAAGAGTTCTTGCCACGATGGAAAACATCGAGAAAGTGGCTTCGCAAGTTTTGACAGATCATATCGTCTCCATCGGCTCGGGCAGTCTCACAGACATCGCGAAGTACGCGGCCCGTCTGACCAATAAAAATTTTTCCTGCTTTCCCACGGCCCCTTCCGTGGATGGCTACACCTCCTCCGTAGCGGCGATACTCATAAAGAATGAGAAAACAACTGTGCAGGCTGTTGTTCCACAGAAGGTCGTTGTGGACATGAACGTTGTGAGCGAAGCTCCGTTCGATTTGCTGAGGGCCGGTGTCGGTGACATCGCGGCGAAGGTGACCGCCAGACTGGACTGGATGCTGAGCAACCTTCTAACCGAAGAACCCATCTGCGAGTTCGCATGGGAAGAATTGAGAGACCTGCTGAACGATGTTCTTGAGAACTCAGAAAAAGTACTGAACAGGGACAGAAGCGTGATCCTTTCCTTGATGAAGGCCCTTCTGGTCTCCGGTCTGAACATCACGATCGTTGGCAATTCCAGACCCGCTTCGGGTGCGGAACACATGATCTCCCATTCTCTGGAGATGTACCACGAAAACAGAAACGAAATTCCCATGTTTCACGGCCTTTCGGTGGCGATGGGAACGTACATCACGCTGAAGGCGTACAGGGTGATCTTCGAGGAACTGAAATTGAAGGAGAAGTGCCTCACGAACGAAGAAAGATTCTCCATTCTGTCCGAATTTTTCGGCGAAGAAAAGGCTGGAAAATTCATGCGTGTTCACGAAAGAAAAAAACTGCCCGGTCGTGTGCAATTGAGCCGGGTGAGGGAAGCTTTAAAGCACACCCACGAGCAATTTTCCGAGAAGGTCGAAAACGCCCTTAAGACCGTACGGGTCGATGAACTGCTTGCACGTTATGAACCTGAGTTCATTGAGAAATTGATCCTGATCTCCAACACCATAAGAGAAAGATACACCATCCTCGATCTGCTCGATTCTCTGTGCCTGCTGAAGGATTTCTCTCACAGAGTGTTCGAAATCTGA
- a CDS encoding NAD-dependent epimerase/dehydratase family protein, with the protein MIVVTGATGHLGNVLVRRLLQMNEKVRVLVAPSEDVKPIEGLNVEIFRADVRDSKAVERLCEGAQTVFHLAAVISIFGKKRLVYDVNVNGTKNIVEACLKNSTRLVYVSSVHAFAELSKGSLIDESVPIDPSRVTGCYAKSKAIATNLVLDAAKRGLDAVVVCPTGIIGPYDWRVSEMGNLFLLHLKGRLKVAVEGGFDFVDVRDVVEALVLAWKKAKSGEIFIVGGTHVTVKALIQMLQKIEPKRSVKIFLPIWLAYVVSAFTSLGHLFGRKVIFTPYAVYTLSRNYVYSHTKASKELGYTPRPIEDSLKDTIEWLKSSSSTQSKTIPPWKETTFLFLLQTLSR; encoded by the coding sequence ATGATAGTGGTTACTGGGGCTACGGGGCATCTTGGAAACGTGCTCGTCAGAAGGTTGCTCCAGATGAACGAGAAGGTGCGTGTGCTGGTCGCTCCTTCCGAGGACGTCAAGCCCATAGAGGGATTGAACGTTGAGATCTTCAGGGCCGACGTGAGAGATTCAAAAGCCGTTGAAAGACTGTGTGAAGGTGCACAGACGGTTTTTCACCTCGCGGCGGTCATTTCCATCTTCGGAAAGAAGAGGCTGGTCTACGACGTGAACGTGAACGGAACGAAGAACATCGTTGAAGCTTGCTTGAAGAACAGCACGAGGCTCGTTTATGTGAGCTCGGTCCACGCCTTCGCCGAGCTTTCTAAGGGTTCGCTCATCGATGAATCTGTTCCGATAGATCCTTCAAGGGTCACAGGGTGCTACGCCAAATCCAAGGCCATCGCCACGAACCTGGTCCTCGATGCAGCAAAACGCGGTCTCGATGCGGTGGTGGTCTGTCCGACAGGCATAATAGGTCCGTACGATTGGCGCGTTTCAGAGATGGGAAACCTTTTCTTGTTGCACCTGAAAGGAAGGCTCAAGGTCGCCGTTGAAGGTGGCTTCGATTTTGTGGATGTCAGGGACGTGGTGGAGGCACTCGTGCTTGCCTGGAAGAAAGCGAAGAGCGGGGAAATCTTCATCGTTGGTGGCACGCACGTAACCGTGAAGGCGCTGATTCAGATGCTTCAGAAGATAGAACCAAAGCGATCGGTGAAGATTTTCCTTCCGATCTGGCTCGCCTACGTTGTTTCTGCCTTCACATCGCTTGGACACCTGTTCGGCAGGAAAGTCATCTTCACCCCTTACGCCGTTTACACTCTTAGCAGAAACTACGTTTACTCACACACGAAGGCTTCAAAAGAACTCGGTTACACCCCAAGACCCATCGAGGATTCTCTGAAAGACACCATAGAGTGGCTCAAATCGTCCTCGAGTACACAGAGTAAGACCATACCCCCATGGAAAGAGACGACCTTTCTATTTCTGCTTCAAACTCTTTCAAGGTGA
- a CDS encoding methylglyoxal synthase: MNLERVKLSKRKRIALIAHDRMKKDLIEWVEFNKGTLSRHELYATGTTGTLIEEKTGLKVHKFKSGPLGGDQQIGAKIAEGEIDILIFFWDPLEPMAHDVDIKALIRLATVYNIPVAINRSSADFLISSPLFEQEYEKIQPDYASQLHERIMKVVRETTKTD; this comes from the coding sequence ATGAATTTGGAACGAGTGAAGCTTTCGAAGAGAAAAAGAATCGCTCTGATCGCTCACGATCGAATGAAGAAAGATCTCATCGAATGGGTCGAGTTCAACAAGGGTACTCTGTCCAGACACGAGCTCTATGCGACGGGTACCACAGGCACGTTGATCGAGGAAAAGACGGGCCTGAAGGTTCACAAATTCAAGAGTGGTCCGCTCGGAGGAGATCAACAGATAGGTGCGAAGATCGCCGAGGGCGAGATAGACATTCTGATCTTTTTCTGGGATCCGCTCGAGCCGATGGCACACGATGTGGACATAAAAGCCCTCATAAGGCTCGCCACGGTCTACAACATACCAGTGGCGATCAATCGCTCGAGTGCAGACTTTTTGATCTCTTCCCCTCTGTTCGAACAGGAATACGAAAAGATCCAGCCAGATTACGCGTCCCAGTTGCACGAGCGCATCATGAAGGTGGTCAGAGAAACGACAAAAACCGATTGA
- a CDS encoding AroM family protein yields MIGPITFITIGETPRDDVIPELLNIVGNTNLAYNEIGLIENVEEEIYKPRDENDVLVSRKRDGSIVRISHRWIVQKLSQLECEGLCVFLCTGEFDSDRFILPYKVVDSFFSAMPKLNRATVIVPEKEQCSNALKRWAKIAKRVNCTSFSPYRESTLSVDLSQEQLVYLDCIGFALKHEEFFKRKTNGFVVSARRILANYLRNLLT; encoded by the coding sequence CTGATTGGTCCTATAACTTTCATAACCATTGGTGAGACTCCGAGAGATGACGTGATACCGGAACTTCTGAACATCGTTGGTAATACAAACCTGGCTTACAACGAAATAGGTCTCATAGAAAACGTGGAAGAAGAAATCTATAAACCCCGTGATGAGAACGACGTGCTTGTGAGCAGAAAACGCGACGGATCCATCGTTCGAATTTCCCATCGCTGGATCGTTCAGAAACTTTCTCAGCTAGAATGCGAGGGACTATGTGTCTTTCTTTGCACTGGTGAATTCGATAGCGATCGTTTCATTTTACCCTATAAGGTGGTAGACTCCTTCTTCTCTGCCATGCCAAAGCTGAATCGCGCCACAGTCATCGTGCCAGAAAAAGAACAGTGCTCCAATGCTCTGAAACGATGGGCGAAAATCGCCAAGAGAGTGAATTGTACCAGTTTTTCGCCATATCGAGAATCGACATTAAGCGTTGATCTGTCACAGGAACAACTGGTTTACCTCGATTGCATAGGTTTCGCACTGAAACACGAGGAGTTTTTTAAGCGCAAAACCAACGGTTTCGTGGTGAGTGCGCGAAGAATACTCGCAAACTATTTGAGGAACCTTCTAACTTAA